In Nicotiana tabacum cultivar K326 chromosome 17, ASM71507v2, whole genome shotgun sequence, one DNA window encodes the following:
- the LOC107793330 gene encoding glycine-rich domain-containing protein 2 gives MVISEERMEMEQQLEWNEAQKIVINVDLVAAAKEQLNFLATVDRNRWLYEGRGLDKAIHRYYSCWLPLLAKHSESPFFEGPLVVPLDCEWIWHCHRLNPVRYKTDCKKLYGRILDNNDVVSSVKAESKQDTEELWQHLYPNEPYDLDSERALFEDIHVKPIQAEQCSDYDLVSAVKRQCPFFYQVSRPHMNNDLYLEGAVARYKGFLHLIRRNKERSIKSFTVPTYDIDLIWHTHQLHPASYCKDLVVIMGKVLEHDDTDSDRTKGKKLDTGFSRTTKQWEETYGSRYWRAGAMYRGSAPSPLRNTHCFSRTVSKKEDTLHEHQKIMHYTGMEAVEVTLEFVDIRNLPEGRKGSFFISFSKNQSDKIFNAKRKLTILSISGEKQVATFQCEPNGHLLLDLMSYSSSGLPILNSVKPMGSAKVSLEDLICPTSKLTMEKWVEVVPNSKMETLKPIYLRVAISVTTPMPAPYVFHFVRSRAFSKTSCFFPLPGRIQYAKNWTGVIDDAGDEVISLQMRDSTKSKGKNDSTLHKEVIGISKSGEVHSLAELVGKEWLLLDAQWSLQLQKSSTDDGHLLELAGHRNVKFFPGQKLDYEHKPCTKQRSPDDFLTAIEFSAQDPYGKALALIDLKFGVINVKEEWFLLPGSITAFVLCDTLRKEGYSSLVGSAKHSKEIDFSTQETDMSHEEANKANLKSESEKGMPLDLEATKGHIAAPAKGAISGGCGSGCGSGCGSVMRSGACGSCGAGCGNKLESGGCGGCGSGGCGGGCGSMYESSGCGGCGGIGGCGWDSESRSNSSGCGGCGGGGCGGGCGGGCGNRLKNSGCSSCGGGGECVDGLASGKAAEVDA, from the exons ATGGTTATTAGCGAAGAAAGAATGGAGATGGAGCAACAGTTAGAGTGGAATGAAGCACAGAAGATTGTGATAAATGTGGACCTTGTTGCTGCAGCTAAAGAGCAGCTCAACTTTCTTGCCACCGTTGATAGGAACCGTTGGCTGTATGAAGGCCGTGGTCTGGATAAGGCCATTCATAG GTACTACTCATGTTGGCTACCGCTGTTGGCAAAACACTCTGAGTCCCCCTTCTTTGAAGGACCTTTGGTTGTTCCTTTGGATTGTGAATGGATTTGGCATTGTCACAGGCTCAATCCT GTTAGATACAAGACTGACTGCAAGAAATTATATGGGAGAATTCTTGACAACAATGATGTTGTATCTTCTGTGAAAGCGGAATCAAAACAGGATACTGAAGAGCTCTGGCAACATTTGTATCCAAATGAACCTTATGATTTGGACTCAGAAAGAGCTCTTTTCGAAGATATCCATGTGAAACCTATACAGGCTGAACAGTGCAGTGATTATGATCTAGTCTCTGCTGTTAAGAGGCAATGCCCTTTCTTCTACCAG GTGTCTAGACCACACATGAACAATGATCTCTATCTTGAAGGTGCTGTGGCTCGATACAAGGGTTTCTTACATCTGATCCGGAGAAACAAAGAAAGATCGATTAAGAGCTTTACTGTTCCAACTTATGACATAGACCTTATCTGGCACACTCACCAGTTACATCCTGCTTCTTATTGCAAAGACCTTGTTGTCATTATGGGTAAGGTGCTAGAACATGATGATACTGACTCAGACCGAACGAAAGGGAAAAAGTTGGATACAGGGTTTTCTCGAACTACAAAACAGTGGGAGGAAACATATGGTTCAAGATATTGGAGGGCAGGTGCAATGTATAGAGGAAGTGCACCATCTCCTCTTAGGAATACTCATTGCTTCTCCAGAACTGTAAGCAAGAAGGAAGATACTTTGCACGAGCACCAAAAGATAATGCATTATACTGGGATGGAAGCTGTAGAA GTTACGTTAGAGTTTGTAGATATCAGAAACTTACCAGAAGGGCGCAAGGGAAGCTTCTTCATCTCATTTAGCAAGAATCAGTCTGATAAAATATTCAATGCAAAGAGGAAACTTACTATTTTGTCTATCAGTGGGGAAAAACAGGTTGCTACTTTCCAGTGTGAACCTAATGGTCATCTTCTTCTTGATCTCATGTCCTACTCATCTTCTGGTTTGCCTATTCTGAATTCTGTGAAACCTATGGGTTCTGCTAAAGTCTCTTTAGAAGATTTAATttgcccaacttcaaaacttacAATGGAAAAATGGGTGGAAGTTGTTCCAAACTCTAAAATGGAAACACTAAAGCCAATCTATTTACGAGTAGCAATCTCAGTTACAACGCCTATGCCAGCACCATATGTCTTTCACTTTGTTCGTTCTCGAGCATTCTCCAAAACTTCTTGCTTTTTCCCTCTTCCTGGGAGGATTCAGTATGCTAAGAATTGGACTGGTGTCATCGATGATGCTGGTGATGAGGTCATTAGCCTGCAAATGAG GGACTCGACGAAATCAAAGGGGAAAAATGATTCTACATTGCACAAGGAGGTGATTGGCATAAGCAAGTCTGGCGAGGTACATTCTCTTGCTGAGTTAGTAGGGAAAGAGTGGTTGCTGCTAGATGCTCAGTGGTCCCTTCAACTACAAAAATCCAGCACTGATGATGGCCACCTTTTGGAGTTGGCTGGTCACAGGAAT GTGAAGTTCTTCCCTGGTCAGAAGCTGGATTATGAGCACAAGCCTTGCACAAAGCAAAGGAGTCCCGATGATTTTTTGACAGCTATAGAGTTCTCTGCACAGGACCCTTATGGGAAGGCATTGGCATTGATTGACTTGAAATTTGGAGTTATCAAT GTAAAAGAGGAGTGGTTCCTATTGCCTGGTTCTATAACAGCTTTTGTACTTTGTGATACTTTGAGGAAGGAAGGGTATAGTAGCCTGGTAGGCAGTGCCAAACACTCCAAAGAGATTGATTTTTCAACTCAAGAAACTGACATGAGCCATGAAGAAGCCAACAAAGCTAATCTGAAATCTGAGTCAGAGAAGGGAATGCCGTTGGACCTGGAGGCTACCAAAGGACACATTGCAGCACCAGCAAAAGGAGCAATTAGTGGAGGCTGCGGCAGTGGTTGTGGTAGTGGTTGCGGTAGTGTTATGAGGAGTGGGGCCTGCGGCAGTTGTGGTGCTGGTTGTGGAAACAAATTGGAGAGTGGTGGTTGTGGGGGGTGTGGCAGTGGTGGCTGCGGGGGAGGCTGTGGAAGTATGTACGAAAGCAGTGGGTGTGGTGGCTGTGGTGGTATTGGTGGTTGTGGGTGGGATTCTGAAAGTAGGTCGAACAGCAGTGGTTGTGGAGGCTGTGGTGGCGGCGGCTGTGGTGGTGGTTGTGGAGGAGGTTGTGGAAATAGGTTGAAAAACAGTGGTTGTAGCAGCTGTGGTGGCGGCGGTGAATGTGTTGATGGTTTGGCATCTGGCAAAGCTGCTGAAGTTGATGCATAA